The following are encoded together in the Kribbella voronezhensis genome:
- a CDS encoding SCO family protein → MSRNRNAAIFFAAVALLALVGCSGGQKQTADNPGGAIIRTPAGDPNGLRGATLDRPYALPAKSLTDTDGNEFNLVTSTKKPVTLVFFGYTNCPDVCPTVMADVASALTKLDEPVRKQVQMLFITTDPARDTGPVIRKYLDRFDPSFTGLTGTLPEIKEIAKAVGVPVEGMQKLPSGGYEVGHGAQVIGFGANDKANVLWLSNASIGDLSHDFGKLVADNQ, encoded by the coding sequence GTGAGTCGAAACCGGAACGCGGCCATCTTCTTCGCCGCGGTGGCTCTGCTTGCCCTGGTGGGCTGCAGTGGCGGTCAGAAGCAGACGGCGGACAACCCTGGCGGAGCGATCATCCGTACGCCGGCCGGGGACCCGAACGGGTTGCGTGGGGCAACGCTGGACCGGCCGTACGCGTTGCCGGCCAAGTCGCTGACCGATACCGACGGCAACGAGTTCAACCTGGTCACCTCGACGAAGAAGCCGGTCACGCTGGTGTTCTTCGGCTACACGAACTGCCCGGACGTCTGCCCGACCGTCATGGCCGACGTGGCGTCCGCGCTGACCAAGCTGGACGAGCCGGTTCGCAAGCAGGTCCAGATGCTGTTCATCACCACGGACCCGGCGCGCGACACCGGGCCGGTGATCCGCAAGTATCTGGACCGCTTCGACCCGTCGTTCACCGGGCTGACCGGGACGTTGCCGGAGATCAAGGAGATCGCGAAGGCGGTCGGCGTACCGGTCGAAGGGATGCAGAAGCTGCCCTCGGGTGGGTACGAGGTCGGCCACGGCGCGCAGGTGATCGGGTTCGGGGCGAACGACAAGGCCAACGTGCTGTGGTTGTCGAACGCGTCGATCGGTGACCTGTCGCACGACTTCGGCAAGCTCGTAGCGGACAACCAGTGA
- a CDS encoding MauE/DoxX family redox-associated membrane protein — MKVWLSLVARLVLGGVMVVAGALKVADPETATQAVRAYDLLPASLDAPVGLILPFLEIAIGLLLIVGFGVRWAAFAAGVFLVIFIAAVSSAWARGLAIDCGCFGGGGQVAPGQTKYLQEILRDVGLLALAGWLWFTPQSKFALEPSTGVVAL, encoded by the coding sequence GTGAAGGTCTGGCTGTCCCTGGTCGCCCGGCTGGTTCTGGGCGGCGTCATGGTGGTGGCCGGCGCGCTCAAGGTGGCCGATCCGGAGACGGCGACCCAGGCTGTGCGCGCTTACGACTTGCTGCCCGCTTCGCTGGACGCGCCCGTCGGGTTGATCCTGCCGTTCCTGGAGATCGCGATCGGGCTGTTGCTGATCGTCGGTTTCGGTGTCCGCTGGGCGGCCTTCGCCGCCGGTGTCTTCCTGGTGATCTTCATCGCCGCGGTGTCCTCCGCCTGGGCTCGTGGTCTCGCGATCGACTGCGGCTGCTTCGGCGGTGGCGGTCAGGTCGCACCCGGCCAGACGAAGTACCTGCAGGAGATCCTGCGGGACGTCGGACTGCTGGCGCTCGCGGGGTGGCTGTGGTTCACCCCGCAGAGCAAGTTCGCACTCGAACCGTCTACAGGAGTCGTCGCGCTGTGA
- a CDS encoding DsbA family protein, translated as MSNPLLQERRRRISPGIVVVVVLVLAIVAAVGVDYWRKHSKVEVTANGRPEPAVITGPGTDGKGITVGKTGAKSNIELYLDFRCPHCEEFETATGATLDKLVEDGTATITYWPLAFVSPEDSPRLANAFAASAANGKALSFVDAIYGDFSKAWTTDQLMQLGTQLGINDAKYQAAVNGNSYAGWLDSVSNASNDRKVTGTPTVFVNGKQLDAGKLTPDGIKAAVESSS; from the coding sequence GTGAGTAACCCGTTGTTGCAGGAGAGGCGCCGGCGGATCTCGCCCGGCATCGTCGTGGTCGTCGTGCTGGTGCTCGCCATCGTCGCCGCGGTCGGGGTCGACTACTGGCGCAAGCACTCCAAGGTCGAGGTGACCGCGAACGGCCGGCCCGAGCCCGCCGTGATCACCGGCCCCGGCACCGACGGCAAGGGCATCACCGTCGGCAAGACCGGCGCCAAGTCGAACATCGAGCTGTACCTCGACTTCCGCTGCCCGCACTGCGAGGAGTTCGAGACCGCGACCGGTGCGACGCTGGACAAGCTGGTCGAGGACGGGACGGCGACCATCACCTACTGGCCGCTGGCGTTCGTGAGCCCGGAGGACTCGCCACGGCTGGCCAACGCGTTCGCCGCGTCGGCCGCGAACGGCAAGGCGCTCAGCTTCGTCGACGCGATCTACGGCGACTTCTCCAAGGCCTGGACCACCGACCAGCTGATGCAGCTCGGCACGCAACTGGGGATCAACGACGCGAAGTACCAGGCCGCGGTGAACGGCAACAGCTACGCCGGCTGGCTCGACTCGGTCTCGAACGCGTCGAACGACCGCAAGGTCACCGGTACGCCGACGGTGTTCGTGAACGGCAAGCAGCTCGATGCCGGCAAGTTGACACCGGACGGCATCAAGGCGGCAGTCGAGTCTTCATCGTGA